One window of Solwaraspora sp. WMMA2056 genomic DNA carries:
- a CDS encoding DJ-1/PfpI family protein — protein sequence MVGVFLAAGLFAGAAAAGVTATMSASYATPTTGMHSAAAELPTFAALPAGRIPVAVVLGASGSVAADVLMPYEVFARSERFAVFTVAATTGPQILSGGLHVAADHTLETAPRPAIVVVPAVTAPTGDVEAPLRNWIDQQAAAGTLVLGVCAGVEVLAAAGILDGRSATGFWSSLGSLRRSYPQVSWQAGQRYVHDGDVVTTAGVTSGVAGALYAVELAVGRNEAERIGGELAFPGWRAGGTTTIPAHRLALSDAPYALNAAFPWGRPTVGIGLVDGVGEVEVAAVAEAYAGTSSAADTVAVGAGPVVTTRHGLRLFTTAVTQAPQLDRLVVPGVDTAPTWAPAGVPVGLPHRVDDGRFAADAVLLDLARDADRATARTTAKFTEYPQAHLRLTGPAWPWRATGWALATLLASVAAGVATPLLAGRWLGRPRYTYRGRCISRRGRAGRR from the coding sequence GTGGTCGGGGTGTTCCTGGCCGCCGGCCTGTTCGCCGGTGCCGCGGCTGCCGGGGTGACGGCGACGATGTCGGCGAGTTACGCCACGCCGACCACCGGGATGCACTCCGCCGCAGCCGAGTTGCCCACCTTCGCGGCGCTGCCGGCTGGCCGGATCCCGGTCGCCGTCGTCCTGGGTGCCAGCGGGTCGGTCGCCGCCGACGTGCTGATGCCCTACGAGGTGTTCGCCCGCTCCGAACGGTTCGCGGTCTTCACCGTCGCCGCGACGACCGGCCCGCAGATCCTCTCCGGCGGCCTGCACGTGGCGGCCGATCACACTCTGGAGACCGCCCCGCGCCCTGCCATCGTGGTGGTGCCGGCCGTCACCGCGCCCACCGGCGACGTCGAAGCGCCGCTGCGAAACTGGATCGATCAGCAGGCGGCGGCCGGCACCCTGGTCCTCGGGGTCTGCGCCGGGGTGGAGGTGCTGGCGGCCGCCGGGATCCTCGACGGCCGGTCCGCCACCGGCTTCTGGTCCTCCCTGGGGTCGCTGCGCCGCAGCTATCCGCAGGTGTCCTGGCAGGCCGGGCAGCGGTACGTGCACGACGGCGACGTCGTCACCACAGCGGGTGTCACCTCGGGGGTCGCCGGCGCGCTGTACGCGGTCGAGCTGGCCGTCGGCCGCAACGAGGCGGAGCGGATCGGCGGCGAGCTGGCCTTCCCGGGGTGGCGTGCCGGCGGCACGACCACGATCCCGGCGCACCGGCTGGCGCTGTCCGACGCGCCGTACGCGTTGAACGCCGCGTTCCCGTGGGGACGCCCGACGGTCGGCATCGGCCTGGTCGACGGGGTCGGCGAGGTCGAGGTCGCGGCCGTCGCCGAGGCGTACGCGGGCACGTCGTCGGCGGCCGACACGGTCGCCGTCGGGGCCGGCCCGGTGGTCACCACCCGCCACGGGCTGCGGCTGTTCACCACTGCGGTGACGCAGGCACCGCAGCTGGACCGGCTGGTGGTGCCGGGCGTCGACACGGCACCAACCTGGGCTCCGGCGGGCGTACCGGTCGGCCTGCCGCACCGCGTCGACGACGGCCGGTTCGCCGCCGACGCGGTGCTGCTCGACCTGGCCCGCGACGCCGACCGGGCAACCGCCCGCACGACCGCCAAGTTCACCGAATACCCGCAGGCACATCTGCGGCTGACCGGGCCGGCGTGGCCGTGGCGGGCGACCGGATGGGCGCTGGCCACCCTGCTGGCGTCGGTCGCGGCCGGAGTCGCGACGCCGCTGCTGGCGGGCCGGTGGCTGGGCCGGCCCCGGTACACGTACCGGGGCCGGTGCATCAGCCGGCGTGGGCGCGCAGGGCGGCGATGA
- a CDS encoding helix-turn-helix domain-containing protein yields the protein MNAVPATGDRPPPTGRIVVLLLPEVNLLDLAGPVQVFDAATVAGASYRVEYAATRTEVVSAQGLTLAALAPLPHVAAGDLVLVPGPRLRPPVAGEPLTDPTVTRWLRAAYDVGAQVVAVCTGAAALGEAGLLDGRRCTTHWQLIEAMRHRYRRARVQDDVLYVHDGPVSTSAGIAAGIDLALSIVERHHGPLLAATVARTLVVYLRRPGSGTQISPFLRHRDHLHPGVHRVQDHLAQHLASRFSLTQLAEVASLSPRGLSRAFTVAVGMTPLEYHQELRMEHATNLLRETDLPVEAVALRCGFPDPRHFRRTYAARRGAAPSAVRHG from the coding sequence GTGAATGCCGTACCCGCCACCGGTGACCGACCCCCGCCGACCGGGCGAATCGTCGTCCTGCTCCTGCCCGAGGTCAACCTGCTGGACCTGGCCGGCCCGGTCCAGGTCTTCGACGCCGCCACCGTGGCCGGTGCCAGCTACCGCGTCGAGTACGCCGCGACGCGTACCGAGGTCGTGTCGGCGCAGGGACTCACCCTGGCGGCGCTCGCCCCGCTGCCCCACGTCGCAGCCGGGGACCTGGTCCTCGTACCAGGTCCCCGGCTGCGTCCACCGGTCGCCGGCGAACCGCTGACCGACCCCACCGTGACCCGGTGGCTGCGAGCCGCGTACGACGTCGGCGCCCAGGTCGTCGCAGTCTGCACCGGAGCCGCCGCCCTGGGTGAGGCGGGCCTGCTCGACGGCCGCCGCTGCACCACCCACTGGCAGCTCATCGAAGCGATGCGGCACCGCTACCGGCGGGCCCGGGTACAGGACGACGTCCTGTACGTCCACGACGGGCCGGTCTCCACCAGCGCCGGGATCGCCGCCGGCATCGACCTGGCGTTGTCCATCGTCGAACGCCACCACGGGCCGCTGCTGGCCGCGACGGTGGCCCGCACCCTGGTGGTGTACCTGCGCCGCCCCGGATCCGGTACGCAGATCAGCCCGTTCCTGCGTCACCGCGACCACCTGCACCCCGGTGTGCACCGGGTGCAGGACCACCTCGCCCAGCACCTCGCCAGCCGGTTCAGCCTGACCCAGCTGGCTGAGGTGGCCAGCCTGTCGCCGCGTGGCCTCAGCCGGGCGTTCACCGTCGCGGTCGGAATGACCCCACTCGAATACCACCAGGAGCTGCGGATGGAGCACGCCACCAACCTGCTCCGCGAGACGGACCTGCCGGTGGAGGCGGTGGCGCTGCGCTGCGGCTTCCCCGACCCGAGGCATTTCCGCCGGACGTACGCCGCCAGGCGTGGGGCGGCACCGTCGGCGGTGCGGCATGGCTGA
- a CDS encoding nucleotidyl transferase AbiEii/AbiGii toxin family protein — protein sequence MTSEEFQAEVARLALAVARRHGFALAGGHALIAHGVVDRPTEDVDLFTDQDGGVAAAADLVMSALRQAGLQVEAVGDADDVGGVFDGFEHDLVEREVSDEHQVVRLQLVRFDRHRQPVTMRIGPVLHLDDVLGTKVAALATRAAPRDYIDTSAALARYSRDRLIELARQADSGLTEEDFADAVQRLDRMDDSVFREVYGLTAAQVDEVRHRFSTWPRSAT from the coding sequence GTGACGTCAGAGGAGTTCCAGGCCGAGGTGGCGCGGCTGGCGCTCGCCGTCGCCCGGCGGCACGGATTCGCGTTGGCCGGCGGGCACGCTCTGATCGCGCACGGGGTCGTGGACCGGCCGACCGAGGACGTCGACCTGTTCACGGACCAGGACGGTGGGGTCGCTGCCGCCGCCGACCTGGTGATGTCAGCCCTGAGGCAGGCTGGGCTGCAGGTCGAAGCGGTCGGTGACGCGGACGACGTCGGCGGCGTCTTCGACGGTTTCGAGCACGACCTGGTCGAGCGCGAGGTCAGCGACGAACACCAGGTGGTACGGCTGCAGCTGGTGCGGTTCGACCGGCACCGCCAGCCGGTGACGATGCGGATCGGGCCGGTGCTGCACCTCGACGATGTGCTCGGTACGAAGGTGGCGGCGCTGGCAACCCGGGCCGCACCTCGTGACTACATCGACACGTCCGCCGCGCTCGCCCGGTACTCCCGCGATCGGCTGATCGAACTCGCCAGACAGGCAGATTCCGGCCTGACCGAGGAGGATTTCGCCGACGCCGTGCAGCGGCTGGACCGGATGGACGACTCGGTCTTCCGCGAGGTCTACGGGCTGACGGCAGCGCAAGTCGACGAGGTTCGTCACCGCTTCTCCACCTGGCCGAGGTCGGCGACCTGA
- a CDS encoding adenylate cyclase: MSRQSPRRRFGGEHLFIWYLATAAAAAVVGVVAGGVGLLVLSALRIGCRPAGGDVLPGGELQCPDGTGKVLPALVFAGLGCVVVLAVGAELISRRADASTVARVARHGLLLAAWVVALPGLVWVSVVSTSAVTRQAFWGVVVGVCATIAFVAIPLVTSYVRPAYATVVLAACLAVPATAVLVGMWLPLLVPLALPVTAIWLVALWLSRAAHRISVAAAASQVSGP, from the coding sequence ATGTCGCGGCAGAGTCCTCGGCGCCGATTCGGCGGGGAACATCTGTTCATCTGGTACCTCGCGACTGCGGCCGCCGCTGCGGTGGTCGGCGTGGTTGCCGGCGGAGTCGGCCTGTTGGTGCTGTCCGCGTTGCGGATCGGGTGTCGTCCCGCCGGTGGGGACGTGCTGCCCGGCGGCGAGCTGCAGTGCCCCGACGGCACCGGCAAGGTTCTCCCGGCGTTGGTGTTCGCGGGTCTCGGCTGCGTCGTCGTCCTGGCGGTGGGGGCGGAGCTGATCAGCCGGCGGGCCGACGCCTCCACGGTTGCCCGCGTGGCCCGGCACGGCTTGTTGCTGGCCGCCTGGGTGGTGGCGCTGCCCGGCCTGGTGTGGGTCAGCGTGGTGTCCACCTCGGCGGTGACACGACAGGCCTTCTGGGGTGTCGTGGTGGGCGTCTGCGCGACGATCGCCTTCGTCGCGATTCCGCTGGTCACGTCCTACGTCCGTCCGGCGTACGCGACAGTGGTGCTGGCGGCGTGTCTGGCGGTGCCGGCCACTGCCGTGCTGGTGGGCATGTGGTTGCCGCTGCTCGTACCGCTCGCCCTGCCGGTGACCGCAATCTGGCTGGTGGCGTTGTGGCTGTCACGGGCGGCCCATCGGATCAGCGTGGCAGCCGCGGCCAGCCAGGTGAGCGGCCCGTAG